Sequence from the Xiphophorus couchianus chromosome 23, X_couchianus-1.0, whole genome shotgun sequence genome:
acTTTATGTACAAGACAAATTCTCCAAAGGCAATGCAAAATAAAACGTGTCACACATTAATAATTACTTtaagacaaaaagtaaataaaagtgagCAAAGCTCGGCGCCGGAGACGGGAGGACGCTGACCGCTCGGTTCCGGTCCTGAACAGGATGTTTTGTTATGGATATCAAATGTCTGCAGGACGCGCGCTCGTCGTACCCTGCGGTTACGCACCGAGAAACGACAACAGAAGGTCTCAGGAagcaggagaggagaggaaCCACAGAGTTTACACTTTCATTATCGCTGCACACCTGCTGAGGCGGCAATCAGTGATTAGTTTCGCCTCTGGAGAAAACGTTAGGTAGCTTCCTGGAGGACTTTCTTCATCACCGagataacaaaaaacaacacctCACACTAGAAAAGGGAAGTGCAGAACACGTCCGCTCGCTGCAGACTGAAACAGACCGATTCTCTTCTACAAACTGGATGGCTTCTGCCACGATCCAGCGTTCTTAGCTGATGTTTGACTCTTAATTTAGATAAAAGTTACAGTTTCCTGATTTAGGCACCTTATTTCATAATAATGGAGACCGAGAGAAATATGGATACATTTACTTCTGTGATTCAGACAGACGTGGCTGTATGTGGAGGCAGAGCAAAGAAAGCTGTTTGTAGCTGAAGGACTGCACGTTAGAGACCAATCAGAATGCCCGAAGCCGGCGATACAACGTGCAAACAGTGCGGTGCTTTATAGTTTTTTACGTTTTGACACCCAAAAACTTTCTTTGGGTCGTGAGCACACGGAGCCGTCACTGGACGATCTGCGGCATCTCGCTCCAGGCTTTGGCCTTCTTCTTGGCGAGCGCCATCCAGGGGGGCTCATTCTGGGGCAGAGCGGCGGGAGGCGAGCCCCGCTGCGGGGGCGCAGCCTGCGTGGAGGCAGCCTTTACCGGGACAGTCCTCGGCGAGGCGACCGGCGGTGTTTTGGAGAGAACGGGCGGGGGCTTCGAGGGGGAGGAGCGGGGCGAGTCCGGTCGGGGCAAGGGTTTCGCTGGGGTGGCGGGCGCCTGCGGCTTTTGGAGCGGGGCCTTCGGGGGCGGAGGCGGCACTGGAGTTGGAACAGAGAAAGTCCTTCTGGTCTCCTTTTCTACcgacactgaaaaaaaaacacacaatcaaaTGGAGAATTTAGACTCAATTATTATGTATGCAGGAGACACTAGCTGTGTTTACGTCGACTACAGTTGCGCACattgaaattctgaaaaacGGTTTCGGataatggaaacacacagaTTTCGAAAAAAGTTTTCTCCCTAGGGTGAGGTGGTTTTCGGCCGtgtgaaattggtttatttctcaaaactgcaatggaaacagtttAATTGCGTCACACGAATCACGTGAACAACAACCGGATGGTACTACTGGtgaaaacgacaaagaagacaacaggaagcagtAGCAAGATGATggtttgattacatttttttccagatgacatgcagctcctccagaggtcTCACAtcgcacagttcataaaaaaattGCGTGTTATTCCAACTTGTTGAATTCATAGCTCTTCTTTAAAATggccgactacaatttcccctAAACACAGCATACGTAGCCGCTCCCAGTAGGCAGGGCTGGTCACTCTAACATCTGAAACAGACTCTGTCATCTTCTCTGATGGAGATGATGAGCGCTAGCGCCACGACTGAATTGTGAATATATTTCATGTAATTATTTACATCTGCCCCTACCATGATATTTAACAACTTATcgtgtgaacaagcttattcacgtgattgtaatttctttctttacttcACTGGACAAAACagaattgcaaaattgtgttttttcgacatcagcagaatatagacaaagatttgtgatggaaacacagctaatgttCTGTTCACTCATGGGGAAAACTGATGTATAAGTTGTTTTAAGATTAACAGAACAATTCATGGACGTCACTGATTGGCTGCAAAAATCCAATCTCACATTAAATACAGGAAAGGCAGATGTAATGACTTCATTTTAAATAGTAGACATTTGTATAAAtggagattaaaataaaaaatctggatGAATTTAGCTATTTAGGTGTCAaactttaacctttaaaaataataaaacattttaaaagtcttaaaaattcAAGTTTGCTAATTTTGGGTGTATACGTGGATTTCTTACTTCTTAGGTTTCCCATATTTAtctaaattctttttttttttcatgttttttatattgtacGACTAGGTGGTGGCAAGCACAGAGAACAGTTTTGAAACCTAAATGTGACATTTACTCAAGTTcgtcttaaatgtttttccccctctttctgTTGCACTTTTTTAAACTCTGGAGCAACACGTAGTCCAGAAAATACTGTACTTGTTTGTAGATTTCATAATCATTATGTACGTCATGATTATGACGTACATAATCATGGTACGTCTTGAATACGGGGCTAGTCTTTGGTCTGTTTTACAGTAGCTGACTTTGGCCACGTGGGGGCAGTGTTGCCCCAGTAAGATTCCACGTCCATAAGTACAACTTTTGTTTACTTGAGCTCTACTGCAGAGCTTCCTGTATATCCCAGCGTTTTGCAGGTGCTGACCTCTGCTGGTGGGTTCAAGCGgtttgctgctgctctgctcccTGCATGGAGGCAACGCCGGCTtcctctcctgctcctcctgaTGAAGCATTAACACATTGTAAATGTGCTACATGTGTTAGTactgtacaaaacaaacaaaaaaaggattaCCTTCTTGACTGTAATTTCATTGAGTGGGGTTTCTTTGTAAaccttctgtttctgtttggcCATAGAGATCCAGCTGGGGGGATCGGACCCGCCGGGCGCACTTCGGGCTGCGGCCGGTTCTGAAGGGACACAACAAAGCAGATTGACGGCGTCAGACAACCGACTCGTGCGGACGGTGCGGGACGGGTCGGCGGCACAGACCTGAGATGCGTCTCGGTATGGCTCCGGCGTCTCCGTGGACCTCCGGTTTCCTGGGCAGAGCGGGCTTGTTGCCGACTGGATGGCTCGCGGGGGGCTTGCCGCTGATTGGCTGGGGTGACTCGGCTTTAGCGGAGGGCGGATGCGTCGGCGACTCGACTTGAGGCTGGATGACAAACAACGACGAGTTTAAAGTGGAATGTTTGCGTCGGATTCTACTTCCTGCTTTGTGTTTGCCTACCTCTGAGTCGACCTCTTCTGAGCCGAACCGGAGCAGAGCCGACGTCTTCCTCAGCCGGACCCCAAACGGACTGTCTGGGTTGGCCTCCGCCACCGCGGCGCTCTCTGCAGGCAGTGGCACGAACAGGTTAGAGTCACTCCCAGCAAACAGGAGTAAGAGAAACTAACTCTGCTTTTCTGTAGCTTTAGAGAGCGCAGGTGGTAAATGGCTGGCAGATGACAACTTGAccatactttttccttccaccaaaCTTTCCGATAACTTCAGTCAATGACGGTGAGTCAAGATTCTTATCCataggggtctcaaactcattttcatatTGGGAAATATAAAGATTATGATTGTCCATGGGCTGCActgtggcgcagttggtagcactgttgccttgcagcaagaaggtcctgggttcgattcccggccggggtctttctgcatggagtttgcatgttctccctgtgcatgcgtgggttctctccgggtactccggcttcctcccacagtccaaaaacatgactgttaggttgattggtctatctaaattctccctaggtgtgagtgtgtgtgtgcatggttgtttgtcctgtatgtctttgtgttgccctgcgacagactggcgacctgtccagggtgtaccccgcctcccgcccggaacgtagctggagatgggcaccagcaaccctcccgaccccattagggacaagggtgcacagaaaatggatggatggatggatgattgtcCATGTGAACaaatgtaatgataaaacatgttaaactgttaaaatatgaacaaacaGCTGCCTGTGTATTCAAAGAGCACTTcttataattaaataatattaaacctCTTTTTACACTGCTGCAGTTTGGAACTATTCAGATAAGAACTGCTtcgatttgattgataaaataatatttaagcgcacaacagtttttttctttctatgtgGAGCTCATAAAAATCTATGGCGGGACACATTTGGTCCCCAGGCCTCATGCCGGACGTAGAccgtagaattttttttttttaaaaagcattttatttgaatttatgttATGCAATATCCTAATTTTCTGAGTAACTGAATTCTGGGTTTTCATTAGGTGCGagacaaagtgtttttcttttatcaacaatgtttctgttttcagtgatTACACTTTGCTAAAACTAGCAAGTGCTATGCAACCCATTATTGCCaagtattataaaaaaaaaaaaagaaagaagcaacaAAGAGCAACCTCCCCCAACAAAGTcctagaaaatatttacttgtcATTTAATACAGAAACTGTGAAAGACCTTGATTGTATTTTGGTTCAACAATAATTGACAGATTCCTTTTCTACAACATTTAGACTACTTAAAATATTGTCTATTTAGCATATTattgaggaaataaaaaccacaaatgttTGGAGAAAGAAAAGTATATTTTCAGCAGGGCCGGTTTAGAAGAATGAGGGGCCTTGGGCTAGAACCAGTTTTGGTGCCCTGtccataaacaaaacaaaagtccGGCTCagcttttcagtttaaatagAAACTAAATGTGGCCCTAGAGCTAGGACGATAATGGCAAAAAGTTTGGTCATCCCTGCTCTAGGCTGTAACTTCATTCATATTCAGAACTTCGTATTTTGTTGTGTAGGTACCATGGCAACTACTTTAAAGCCCTGGTGTTCTCACCTGGTGTTCTCCCCGGCGCTGCAGTATGGGCCTCAGCTGGAGAAGACGCTACGTAGCTCTGCAGTTTGGAGGTGAAGCTCCCTGAACTCCTCCCTCTGATCGGACTCGGTGCCACCTCCGCCTCGGCCGGGCTGCCGGGTTCTGCTTTCACGTTCCGTTCCTTCCGGTCCGCTGCCTCCACCTCGGCTCTGCTGTCCCGGAGCGCCGGAGCGGCAGACGGGGAGGTGGGGTGGCTCTGTAGCCGCTGCCACGCCGGGGCGACGGTAAAGCGGACTTTGCTTTGATCCGTCGGTGTTGACGGCACTTCCTGTCCAGAGGAATCACCTTGTTCTGGTGCTGATTGCTTCTCTTCTACTTCTGGTTTTTTCACGCCCTCTATCCGCTCTGTCATGCTAAACTCTGTGGGTTCCTCGGTGGGGGAAAGCGGCTCTGTTACAGCAGCGAGCCGGAGCGGAGAGCTGGGTTTCTCTGAGGTGGGGGAAGCCAGATGGATGCATAAGGTGCTGGTCTTACTGGGGGAACTGGTGGGACTCTGATCTGAACAGGAAACAGAGCGCGACTCCGACAGGAACAGCGGAGGAAGTCTGGAGGAAACACAACCTTCTTCCTCAGGGTCAGCTTCCTTCTCCTCCATGAGGGGACTTGTTCCATCTTTTCCCAATTCCACGTCGTCTCCACTCTGATATCCATCAGGACTTCTTTCCACGTCTTCTGATTTACAATCCTGGagctcttcctcttccttttcctcttcctcagctccAGAGTTCTTATTTAAAACCTCCTGCTCTTCGTTCACTTTGGGAACTATTTGATCATCCATCTCTGGGGTAGCATCATCTCCTTCGCCTTCCTCTTGAATCGATGACGCATCTGGATCCTCCTCGTCTTCAGCGCCAGGGATCCCCTCTGCCATATCCTCTTCATCCCCTTTTGCTTCCTCCTGTGCCTCTTCTTCATCTCTCACCTCCTCCACCTCGACACAGCTTCCTTCCTCCCTTTCTTCCACCTCGTTCTCgcatttttcctcaacagctTCTGGCTCCTCCTTTAACTCtaccgcctcctcctcctcttcctcgccgCTATCCCATTCTTCCTCCACTTCTTCCTGGTTGATAGtttgtttgatttctttctccgattcaacttcctcctcctcctagaAAATACGAGTGTAAAAACGATGTACACTGTTGAACATTGTTGGAGGAACTTAGGAGTTTTCCAACGGTACTATTTCTTCCTGAATCTTTAGTTTGTGTAACACATTTGCTGATGACGAAGTATGGTGTTGGTTAAAGCCCACAAACATAGAAATGTTAGCAtataaagctacagtatgtaacttctataacaaatacatatttatcaaaactgtCCGCTGCAAGTAGAATATGAGACACTTAATCGGTGAAAAAACCCTTTGTCTTTTCTGAGCGCTAACTGCTACGCTACAGCTTCTTCCCAACAGCTAGCCTGCCATGGATGCTAATGTTAGTaagcatagccaccaatgacGACGGATAGACGGTTTTTCTGTAATGGcgagttgtttctccaccattagcacattgagcaacGTGTACAAAAGCATGACTGACAGCGCCAGGAACCAtctccttgctctgattggttgtttctgactagGACGGCTGCATTTTTACAGATACAAATACTAGAGCTGGGAAGAAGTGGaggagttagatttttttttcacagatcatctgtcaTATGtctaaactgtcacaacattgcgacagttttagcaaatatgttaaaaaaaattgtgttgttttattttaaaataaaagttacatcttgcagctataaaaaaacaacttgtagCCATAACAACATCTTGGGCTTTGACTAATTTCTCAATGGAGTTTGGGTAGAACCAACAGCCAATATGTAAgcatgtatgtatatatatatatatatatccatctaTCGGTATATAgagatatctatctatctatctatctatctatctatctatctatctatctatctatctatctatctatctatctatctatctatctactgtatatatatcCAGGTAcgtgtttttcattcatttctttcaGATTTATCTTGTTCCTATAGTccattaaaagcaaaaaacatcaGGCATCTGTGAAACATAAAACTTTCTggctttttataaattattcaaatatgAAGCTGAAAattaagcaataaaaataattggaaaacTAATATTGACAGTATTCAAAAAGACATAAAGACTTACAGTGTGTTGAATGTGTTGAATGAATCGCTCCGAAACTTTGTCCTCCTCAGGTTCTCCCTCTATGctttttgcttcttcttcttcttctacagtGACCTCTTCCTCCTGTAGAGACTGAGGAAgaacctcctcttcctcttggGCAGTCCAATCAGACGTGTCAGGACTCAAGGCGGGGCCCTCACAACCAGCGggatcctcctcctccttcctctcgtCAACTTCCACTGCCTCATCCTCCGTCTCCATGACAACGCCGCTGACCTCCACATCGGGCGAGTAAGAGGTCTTTAAGGAGCTCAGCACCTCCTCCAAGAGCGAGCTCCCCTCCTCGACGTTTTCTTCTTCCTCCGACGAAGAGTCACTCTCAGAGTGGACGGTGCAGGAGAATCCTTCGGGGCCGGTCAGGTGCTCCgtctgaccagcagggggctcTGGTGAGACGCTAGAAAATCAACAGGTTTTATTTGAGTGGaggaggtttaaaaaaaaaacacactgaaaggagaagaaggaggaaatGATGTGGGAGCACCTGGGACTGTCCAAGGAGGTGGGtgtggagctggagctggaggaggGAGCGTGCCTATCAATTGAGGCGTCCTgttcttcctcatcttcctcctcctcctcagagaGACTGGACTCTAGAGGACAGGAAGCGTCCAGGGCGTGAGAAACATCCTGTTCAGTTTCCGCATCATCTTCTCCCTCGTTATCCCCGAGCGGGAACGTTGGGGAATCCTTTTGGGGTTCGTCCTCTTCGTCCTCCTCCTGTTCGGTTTCCGCTTTCAGCTGATCCCAACTTTCTACTGAGTCACAGACAGAAAAGAGTTCCTAAGAGTCACGGTTAACTTGAAATGGGAAAACACActgacaaaagtaaaaaaaacaaaacaactaataatcaaaacaaaacaaacaaacaaaaaaacaccatcaCTAACTAAAGTTCCCTTCAGGTTCTACTTCAGATacgtaaaggaaaaaaaagcaaataaataaaaaaagtgacaattacAATTTGCTATTGGCCTTCAGAAACTCCTGTGTGTCTTAATGAAATGTGTTGAGCGATTAATGAACGGCGCTGACCTTCTGCCTTTTGCTGCTCCTCCGTAACGTCTGCTGCCGTCAGAGACACCgtcagctcctcctcctcctccactgcAGAGTCGCCCTCTGTGTTCAACTCCAGGCGCTGCACAGACATGAAGCGTCATCATCAGCTGCTACTTACTGTACAACGGGGTGAGGACGTCATCAAAAACGTCCTCAGAAGAACAAGACTTAAGATTTAGGCCAGGTCAGGTGTAAGTTCTGGGAGTTTAGCTTATATATTTTCTAACTGTGTACTGCAGACACAGTGAGATTACTTAAATATTTGTGTACAATAAATCCATCTGTACAAtctgggttttttcttttttttttcttttttgtaggaCTAATTGGTTCCCACAATTATGACTGGAAAAATCACATAAGGTAGCAAGCGGGACTCCTaatcacaagaaaacaaaaagctagcCTCCAAGCTAACTAAAACCTGAACGGGGAAGGGACGGTTAGCCTCTTAACACTACATACATTttacacctaaaataaaaagtaccagcattaaaaaatgtaaagcagcagaaataacaGGTGGAAAAATGATATCAGTATTGCTAAGAGGACAGAAATCAAAGAAATTCAGCTAAAGCTAAATGTTCACAtcagctagcattagcatggTAGACCTGAGCAGGTTTATAAAAGTGTGAGAGTGAGAAAAGTAAACAATATTTGCTAAAATACAGTCTTGTCATGTACAAATGATCCCAGTGTGTATTTTCTTGTCTTGTGTGTATCTTTATACTTACAtgataaacaaaactttattttacacatttgtgttTCAGTGACTAGTAGAAACACAGGGTTTAAACAGGGTCTCTTCAGGTGTCACTAACTCAAATTTACGGCTTTTTAAGAGgcttttaagaccattatgaattaAGGACAGTACTatgacaaaaatatacaaaagaaaatgacatattttatataGTAGCACTGCCAAGCGTTTCTTACACAGAACGCATATAGCATCATATGGGATGACTACAGTGGTGGAGATGAACATTGTCCAGCCAGCTGCCGATAAATTCACACTTACCCATGATGGATGCAAAAAACCTACCTAGCTAGCAAGTGTAAATTAGCAGGTAGTTAGCGGTAGCTTCAACTGCCCccagtcaaaaaacaaaatgacgtCTGAATACGACTCAAAcatttgcctgacagaaaagtcccaccacatcaaaatttaagacctgtgattaataTACTTCAGACCAActtacattgtttttatgaatgtaaaacattaattttaggttaattaacagtttttaaggatgcacagacaccctgtttaaacaattatatcaacttttttttgtcaaaacctTCATTTCACCTATTGAAGCGACTCCATGTTTGTCACCTGGAACAGATTTTAGAAAGAACTTTCAGGGGCTGGAGCCCGGGGCCCCCAATTATTTGAGGGGCCAgaaaagacttttcttttttttcttttttttttcacaaatgtgtttatgtattCTAAAACTCCCAATTCAATACTAGACAAGTTGAATTGAGATTTTAAGATTTTCACGATCCAAACGATAATCAAGTATTTGGAAATTCTGATGTTATAGTAGATTTCCTGGGAAACAGCATGGAGCCACTGACCAGGGAGGGTGTTAAAATTACTATGCATCGGTTCATAAGCGCTGAGATGAGGGACAACACATTAATGTACCATAATTttcattagtaaaataattattctgaGCTGGACGGGGAACCAAAACTGACTCCAGCCCAGGAACCTGGCCCTGCTCGTTAccacaaacaggaaaataaataccaataattaaaatataaatatatataccaAACCTAGACCCTTCTGGGCCATGTAACTGGAGGATGTGTGTGGTTGTCTTACGCGGGCGGGTTTCCTCCTGTTGCAGGCCTTGTTTCTCAGGCCCAGCTTGTGCTTGGCAGCAGAGTTATCCAGGCAGACGAAGGGACTGGCCGGCTGGCTGAAGTCCCCGGGAACCGCCGGGGGGCTCACAGCTCTGTCGGACAGCTGGCGGGGGAAGGAGACAGAAGGTTCCAGCAAAGTGTTTCCCACATAACTTATTGACAAAAGCTTCACTTTCCCAGCACTTATCGGCATAAGAGAAAGGAACCGCTTGATGTTTTTGGACTACACTTCAGGGGGGAAACCCCTTTATCCTGTTGAGCTCAGATAACTCCATCCACATagtcagcaaaaaataaaacaaccttcAGAgtaatgtagaaaaatgttGGGTCAGCCAAAATCAGGCCACACTAACacaattttgggtttttttgtttgttttttttaaaagtcagaggTATTTTAGGGTCTCTAAACTGCGGTTAGCATTGAGGCGAAATGTAAAGCAGCAGAACGTCGTCTCGACAGAAACATGACGGCGTGAGGCGAGGAGGCGTGTCGAATCGGAGCGCTGTAACTAAAAGCAGACACGCTGACTGCAGAGCTAACCATCGGAATGCACCCcgaacacacagacacacatacagCAGGTCAGTGTGGCTGGAAGCGAGAGAAAAAGGGTCAGAAGtaggagagggaaaaaaaaaagagagagagagagagagaaaggtgACATGCAGAGAAAGAAGAGGTCAACCTGCACACTTCCATTTAAGGTCAGAGGAGCAGCTTGAGGATTGGTTTGAACAGAAACACGTATGAACACAATAAGCAGCATCGTCCCGTCAGCACATGATGGTTATTTACGGCGCTGCAGATGGGAGGCTGTGCTCTTTAGGAACGCATGAACTGAAACAAATACAGTTCTTAAATGAGAGTTTGTGCATTTCAGAAACATCCGATCCAACGATTTatgttaaaatgcaaataaacatagCTAAAGATACACATAAATGCTGCTAAATGTAAATTGTAATTGGTAATTAGCcattctatttatttatgtttatatatttttccccacatagtgcaaatataaaaatatggaTCCTATGTTCATGTACTGTCTATACCCgccacacagagacagaaacagcaCAAACAGCTGCGCTGGTACACGCACACTCTTAATGGCTTTTGAAAGGAACCAGTTAGCGTAGCGTGCATATTTCTGTGCTGTAGGAGGAATCCAAACAGAACCCGCGCATGACGGggagaaaatgcagaaacattCCACACAGGGACCATGGAGAACCCACAATACGGATCAAATCAGTTGGAACTCTGCTTGTTGGAGATGTTCTTTAAGCTCACTGCATGCAGAAagttcctctcctcctccagcagctgccAGCTACCTAACGGCTAATGCTAAGCAACATGTAGCTGGATGTTTGGTGCTTCAGAATTTCAGCCTGGTTTGTGTATTTAACTTGTTACAAACTTGTTTCCAGAATTTTGCTTTTACCTGGAAAGATcatctgaataataataataaaagattattttcttttcttttttttttttttttaccaccgTGCTCTAGGCAAACCATCACAATAGTCCAAGTTTATTTGcagagcacatttcagcaacaaggcagttcaaagtgccactatgaaacaagcaacaaacaatAGATTTTGTCCAATgcaatcattaaaatcatcaagcaTATAAACATCAAACACATTGATTAATGGTCCAGTTATTAGGAAtgatttttgcatgtttttaatctcAGATCGCTGAGGGACAAACATGCGGACGCTGACATTAACGTCATTTTCAATAAACATGAAACGGACCTGGAACTAGTCAGTCAAGGCAAACACCTCACAACTACAAATAtctatttatttcattgttttctactttttcacaaatacaaaatctgtgggaaatattaaaaattaggagtttgaatattttgatCAGTTTCAAACTCATTCccctttgcagaaaaaaaaccaacctcttcctgtttgcagtttttaacTAAATCCAATAAGTCTTCCATCGTGTGGGCCAAAACaagaggaagtgacatcaccGAAGCATCTGTTATTCTATTGTCTGACGCAGTAAACAGAATCTAGCACGTAGAATCCCAACTAGACGCAATGAAAAtcagacatgtaaaaaaaaaaaaaaactttttcaaagcGGTGTAACTCAAACTGGAAACATAAACTCATCTTAAATGTTTAACTGGAATCCTGAGCTTCACTGCTGTGAGGGCAATCTCCTTTAAAGGGCtgattttatactttttgtGAGCACGTCTTTTCAGCCGGTCATTTGTCACTCTTTCCAGTTGGGAACGCGCGATTGGGCCGAAATGCTTCTGTAACGACCAAAGCTTCACTGTCATTAAAAGCTCATTTGTCCCGGTTTGCTGGCGGAGCCTGCAGCCGCCGCCAGAGTTGGGAAGGCTGAAAAAGACGGCCGCTTCTCGCCGCATCCAGGGCTCGGGAGTGCAAATCCGTaaagcaggggtccccaaactttctcctgttagggccacataacttgtcccttctctgatggggggccggggtcagtttgtaacagaaaaagtgtgacgattgtaagagtgctaaacataaaaatgtattgtttttcagaaagcacaatcaaataaccttttctggattcttcagagaacaagtcagaaaataacactatttatgaaataaataataaccaagtaacactgggttctccacataaaaaaagggttagggtcaattatatgcatgtataaaatagttactaactagtagttaataataaataaagttcattactaaggaacattttattgcaaaagtccaacttatcaaataaaaatgcacatatatgaaaatactctggtattgttcagggggc
This genomic interval carries:
- the LOC114139759 gene encoding uncharacterized protein KIAA1211-like isoform X1; the protein is MSWFQSLRDDFTLRPFEIHHTPSDSAAMASGSPDVPTNQEPAEVQEDCSGKKKSKFQTFKKLFARKKRKEPQSAGAEEGLKGSQSSDNVSKTSENNTLTPSEKEKGSGSRISLGNKALSHDSVFVSDSSEANEGLGASQDSIHGKVKSLQLQLKQAIRLGSPPSLMCVKKTEDAGATSEDDGLPCSPPDYTPLHSVKSKAERSSSNSLHGVDSDEQLSDRAVSPPAVPGDFSQPASPFVCLDNSAAKHKLGLRNKACNRRKPARRLELNTEGDSAVEEEEELTVSLTAADVTEEQQKAEVESWDQLKAETEQEEDEEDEPQKDSPTFPLGDNEGEDDAETEQDVSHALDASCPLESSLSEEEEEDEEEQDASIDRHAPSSSSSSTPTSLDSPSVSPEPPAGQTEHLTGPEGFSCTVHSESDSSSEEEENVEEGSSLLEEVLSSLKTSYSPDVEVSGVVMETEDEAVEVDERKEEEDPAGCEGPALSPDTSDWTAQEEEEVLPQSLQEEEVTVEEEEEAKSIEGEPEEDKVSERFIQHIQHTEEEEVESEKEIKQTINQEEVEEEWDSGEEEEEEAVELKEEPEAVEEKCENEVEEREEGSCVEVEEVRDEEEAQEEAKGDEEDMAEGIPGAEDEEDPDASSIQEEGEGDDATPEMDDQIVPKVNEEQEVLNKNSGAEEEEKEEEELQDCKSEDVERSPDGYQSGDDVELGKDGTSPLMEEKEADPEEEGCVSSRLPPLFLSESRSVSCSDQSPTSSPSKTSTLCIHLASPTSEKPSSPLRLAAVTEPLSPTEEPTEFSMTERIEGVKKPEVEEKQSAPEQGDSSGQEVPSTPTDQSKVRFTVAPAWQRLQSHPTSPSAAPALRDSRAEVEAADRKERNVKAEPGSPAEAEVAPSPIRGRSSGSFTSKLQSYVASSPAEAHTAAPGRTPESAAVAEANPDSPFGVRLRKTSALLRFGSEEVDSEPQVESPTHPPSAKAESPQPISGKPPASHPVGNKPALPRKPEVHGDAGAIPRRISEPAAARSAPGGSDPPSWISMAKQKQKVYKETPLNEITVKKEEQERKPALPPCREQSSSKPLEPTSRVSVEKETRRTFSVPTPVPPPPPKAPLQKPQAPATPAKPLPRPDSPRSSPSKPPPVLSKTPPVASPRTVPVKAASTQAAPPQRGSPPAALPQNEPPWMALAKKKAKAWSEMPQIVQ